In Luteimonas viscosa, the genomic window GACGCGATGGTGGCGATGAGCCATTTCTCGCGCGCCGACGAACTGGGCCACGACAGCACGCGCGTCCAGCTCGCCACCTTCGACGCCGCGCTGGCGCGGTTGCCGGCCGGCACCCCGGCCAGCCTGGCCAACTCGGCCGCGCTGATGGCATGGCCCCATTCGCGCCGCGACTGGTCCCGCCCGGGGCTGATGCTGTACGGCTCGCACATGCTCGACGCGCCGCGCGCGGAAGCGGACGCGCTGCGCGCGGTGATGCGGCTCGAGTCGAAGGTGATCGCCGTGCGCGAGCTCGCCGCGGGCGAGCCGATCGGCTACGCCGGTACCTTCACCACCACGCGCCCGACGCGGGTGGGCGTGGTCGCGGCCGGCTACGCCGACGGCTATCCGCAGTACGCCACCTCGGGCACGCCGGTGGTCATCGACGGCCGGCCGGGCGAACTGATCGGACGGGTCTCGATGGACATGCTGACCGTGGACCTGACCGACCACCCCGCGGCCGGCCTCGGCAGCGACATCGAGCTGTGGGGACCGCGCCTGCCGGTGGCCGTCGTCGCCGCGCGCAGCGGCAACAGCCCCTATCGCCTGCTGACCGGTCTCAAGCGCGTCCCGCGCCACTACACGGGCTGACGCCGGCGCCCGTCGGGATCGGTGGCGGGAACGCGGCTTCCGCAGCGAGCGGTGTGTGCAGCGGCAGCGTGCCGTCGGCAACCTTCCGCCACCATCACCGGAACCGCTAGAACCGCCACGCGCCCTGCAGCATCGTCTCGCCATCGTTGGGCTGGTGCAGGCTGGCATTGGAGATGTGCCGGGCCAGCAGCGAGAACCGGCCCCACTGCCAGCCGATCGTGCTGATGAACTGCGGCGAGCCGGACAGCGCGTCGGTCTCGCCGCTCTGCACGCCCACGCCGAACCCGCCGACCAGGCCGCTCGGGCGCTCGTAGCGCAGGCCACCATGGAAGAGTGTGACGTCGTCGCCGTTGTCGTAGTCCGAGTCGCTGCGTCCGCGCACGTGCATCGCGCCCAGTTCCCAGTGCAGCATGCCGCCGCGGAACTCGCGCCACGCCGGCAGCCAGGCCAGCGCGACGACCGGCGTGTCCTCGTTGTCGCGGGTGAAGGAAACGCCGGCCCCGACCTCGACTTCGGCCGCGCCGGCAGCGCTCCAGGCGAACACGAACGGGAGGGCCAGGGCGGCGAGCCGCGAGGCAGGGCGAATCGATGGCGACATGGGTGGCAGACCAGGGGGGACCGCGGAAGGATAAGACCAGGCGGCGCGAAACGCAGCGCGGCCGCGCCGGTGCCGCCGGCACACTGCGTTCCGGGCGGGCGGCCGGTTACCCTGTCCTGCCTTCCCGCCGGACACCCTGCTTGACCGCTCCGCCGCCCGCGCTTTCCGGCCGTGCCGAGGCCGACTTCGCGATCGAGTCCGGCCGCTGCGGACCGCTGCGGGTGCGCGCGTCGACCCGCGGCGGCGAGGTGTTCGACCGCTTCTTCGCCGCCTACGACCAGGCCTTCGTGCTGCCAGACGAGAAGGAGGGGCGGGAGGGCTTCCTCGCCTGCCTGGCCCTCAACCACGGCGACGCGCAGGCGCGGCTGCTCGCGCGCTTCGGGGCCTTCCGCGAATGGGTGCTGGTGGCCGAGCGCGATGGCGACGTGGTCGGCGGCGCCAACTTCATCTGCCACGCGGTCGCCGCCCACGACGGCGCCCCCCTGCTGGCGATGAACCTCAACTACGTGTTCGTGGCGCCCGCGCATCGCGGTCGCGGGCACCTGCGCGACATGGTCGCGGCCAGCCGCGGGCTGGCGCGGATGTCGTTCGCCGGCGCGGACGCCGACACGCTGCCGCTGCGCATGTTCATCGAGCTCAACGACCCGCTGCTGATGGAGGCCGACGCTTATGTCCTGGACAGCGCGGTCGCCGGCATCGACCAGTTCGACCGGGTCGCGGTCTGGGCGAGGCTCGGCGCGCGCATCCTCGATTTCCCCTATCGGCAGCCGCCGCTGTCGGGGACGCAGGCGGCCGACGCGGGCCTGATGCTGGGGGTGGTCGACGCCCCCGGGGCCACGCTCGACGCCTGCGTGCTCGGCGCCCACCTCGAACGCTTCTTCGCGATCTCGGTGCTGAAGGACGGCGATCCGCACGCGCAGCCGGCCGCGCGCGCGCAGCTGGACCTGTGCGCCGGGCGCTGCGCGCAGGGCGGCGGATTTGCATTGCTCGATCCGCTGCCGCATCTTCCGGCATTGCGCGCCGGATCCGGCCCCGGCGCGCCGCGAGGGGGATTTCGCGAACGCCTGGCCGGGCTCGCGACCGGGTAGCGCATGCCCGGCCACGACGGGGACCGCATGATGGCCGGGGAGCCCACCACCGAAGCCCTGCTGGAGGAGGCGCTGGCCCTGCGCGAAGGGCCGGGCCGCCTGCACCTGACGCTGTCGTTCCTGGTCGAGGAAGCGCGCATGCAGGCGCTCGTGACCGACCGCGAGGGAAGTTGCTACTGGAACCGAGCCCTGCTCGCCGCGCTGCGCGGCGACGACGACCCCGACGCCGACGACTACCAGGACAGCCGCCGCCTCGGACACGCCATCGAGCCGCTGTTCAACGACATCGCCGACCGCCAGCGCGGCCTGTTCATCCAGGATTTCCTGCTCGACACGCCGAGCGATCCGCGCCGCGGCGACGATGCCGACGGCGAGAACGTCTGCGACGAGCTGGAACTGGCGTTCCCCGCGGACGTGCGCTGGGAAACCGAGGGCGACCGCTTCGCCCTGGCGCTGTCGGCGCCGGTGCGGCTGGCGGCGCGCTGCCGCGCCTTCTGGGTGGCGCATTCGAACACCGCGCTGACCTACCACCTGTCGCTGGAGCTGGCGTACGCGCACGACCACGCGCACTACTACGCGCTGTCGCTGCTGCAGAAGTCGGTGTTCCCGACCGAGGGCACGCGCTGGCTCGACGGCGCCGACGACGGCCTGCGCGTGCATTCGCGCCTGGCCGGCGCGGCGCTTCCGCTGCAGGCCTACGTGGCGGCGATGTTCGAACGGCATGCGGCCAGCCTGCTGGCCGGCGTGCGCGTCGCGCTGGCGCGTCGCGGCATCGAGATGGCGTCGCCCCCGCGCGAAGGCGGGCTGTGGCGCCGGCTGCTGCTTCCCCTTCGCGACGCCGACGACGCCGCGGCGCGCGCGCTGGGCGAACTGCGCTGCCGCACGGTATTCCTGCTGCAGGACCCGTATTTCTTCGCCCTGCTGCGGCCGCAGCTGCGGACCGGCCTGCGCGAGTTGACCGCGATCCGGCCGGCACGGGGCGACGACGGCCGCAACCGCTACGACGAGGCCGACCTGCAACCCGGGCGTTGCCCGCCCACGCATCTCGACTACTACTTCGTCTCGGGGTTCCTGCAGAACATCGTCGATTTCCTGCGCCAGGACGTGTCCGAGATCCAGGACGGCACCGATCCGATCTACCCGCCCACCGGCATCGACGACCAGGACAGCCACTTCCTGGTCTACGCCACCCAGAGCTCGGTCTACGAGGTGGTGGCCGGTTCGCGCAGCCTCGAGGTCGGGCGCGGCTGGATCGGCACCTGTCCCTATCTGTTCCTGGTGCATCTGATGACGATGCACAACGAATCGCTGGTGCGGACCTACGAGACCATGGTGCGCGGCCTGATCGAGAAGCTCGAACGCGACGGCCTGCTGCACGCCGACGCGATCGACGACACCCGCGCCTATTCCACCCACGTGGCCGACGAGGCGTTCGAGGCGTTCCGCCGCTTCCGGCTGGACACCTTCAACCACGTCGCCAGGCACCGCTACTTCAACGTGCTGCGCTACGACACCGAACGCGAGTTCTACGAATCGATCGAGACGGTGCGCGGCATCAACCAGCGCGAGGAGTACTGGGCGAAGGTGGTCGGCGAGCTGGAGCAGACGGTCGACGACCTGCGCGGCAACGAGGCGCAGAAGTCCGAGAAGTTCCTCGAACGCGTGCTGTTCTACGTCGCCTTCCTGGGCATGCTGCAGGTGGTGTTCCAGCTGATCGACTTCGGGTTCGACGGCGCCTGGGCCAAGCTGCGCTATGCGCTGGCGGCGAGCGCGGCGACGGTGTTGGTGATGCTGGCGCTGTTCCATTCGCGCGGGCTGATCAACAGCCGGCGCTGGCGCCAGGCGCTGCGGTTCCGGCGCAGCCGGCGCCCGGACGATCTTCCGCGGCGCTGAACCGGTCCTGCCCCCGGCGGCCGCGTGCGGCGTCGGCTACCCTATCCGGCCCGAATCCACAGCCGCGCGCCCCGCCGTGACCGCCGTTGCCTGCTTCTGCACCTGCCCCGATGCCGGCACCGCCGGCCGCATCGCCGACGCGCTGGTCGTCGAGCGGCTGGCGGCGTGCGTGAACATCCTGCCCGGGATCACGTCGGTGTACCGCTGGCAGGGCGCGGTGGAACGCGCCGACGAAGTGCTGCTGGTCGTCAAGACGATGCGCGCGCGGCTGGAGGCGCTGACCGCGCGCGTGGTGGCGCTGCATCCGTACGAACTTCCGGAGGTGATCGCGGTCGATATCGCCGGCGGCCTGCCCGGGTACCTGGACTGGATCGCCGCCGAAACCCGCCCCGGAGCCGACGAGTGAACCTGTTGCCGCGACGCTTGCGATGCGCATTCGCCGCGCTGGCGCTGCTTGCGGCGACGCTGCCGGCGGCCGCGATCGACGAGAGCCAGCTGCTGCCGGTGGACGAAGCCTTCGTGCTCGACGCGCGCGCGGTGTCGCGCGGGCGGATCGAGATCGAATGGAAGATCGCAGACGGCTATTACCTCTACCGCCACCGCACCGCGGTGCAGGCAACCGGCGGCGGTTTCAAGTCCAATCCGCTGCAGCTGCCCGCGGGCAAGCGCCATACCGACGAGTTCTTCGGCGAGGTCGAGACCTACCGCCGGCAACTGACCGCGGTGTTCACCGGCGCGGCCGCGGATGGCGTCGACCAGGTCACGTTGCAGGTGAAATACCAGGGCTGCGCCGACCTGGGCATCTGCTATCCGCCGCAGACGCGCGAACTGCGCGTGGCCTTGCCTGCCACCGGTGCGTCTCCGGGCGCCGCGGTTTCGGCTGCCGGTTCGCGCACTGCGCCCGGCGCCGCGCCCACGGGCGATACCGGTTTCGCGGCCCTGGGTCGCACCCTGTCGGGCGCACGGGCCCCGGCCCCGCTGCTGGGCACCGATGCCGCCGGCCGCGCGCAGGCGTTGCCGCTGCCGCCGGAACAGGCGTTCGGCTTCGAGGCGATCGCCGACGGCGGCAATGCACTGCTGCTGCGCTTCACCCCGGCGCCGGGCTACTACCTGTACCGCGACCGCAGCAGCTTCCTGGTGGAAGGCGCCGATGGCATCGCGGCGGAGGCGCCGCGCTGGCCGCCGGGCAAGGCGCATCGCGACGAGCACTTCGGCGAGGTGGTGGTCTATTTCGACCAGGTCGACGTGCCGCTGCCGCTGCGTCGGACCATCCCGGATGCCGCCCGCCTGACCCTCACCGCGACCTTCCAGGGTTGCCAGGACGATGGCATCTGCTATCCGCCGATGACGCGCACGGTGGACGTGGCGGTGCCGCGCGGCGGGATCGCGACCGGGGAGCGGGGGCCGGAGTCGCCGTCCCCGGCCACTTCCCCGGAGGCCCCGGGCCGGTCGGGAGAAAGCGGCCCTGCTCCCACTCCCCCCAACCCCGAAGCCGGCTCCGGTCCAGGGGACGCGGAAGTCGATGCCGGCCCGTCCACCTCCGCGGCCAGCGACGCCTCCGCCGACAACGCCGCACGCACGCGCCCGCCGGGCGCGATTCCGCCGAAGGGCGGCGTGTTCGGGGCGCTGCTGCTGGCCCTGCTCGGCGGGCTGGTGCTCAACCTGATGCCCTGCGTGCTGCCGATCCTGTCGCTGAAGGTGCTGGGCCTGGCGCAGAGCGGCGAAAGCCGTGCCCGCGCACGCAGCCACGCGCTCTGGTACACGCTCGGGGTGCTGGCCGCGTTCGCCGCGATCGGCCTGCTGGTGCTGGCGCTGCGCGCCGGCGGGCAGGCGCTGGGCTGGGGCTTCCAGCTGCAGCAGCCGTGGTTCGTCGCGGCGCTGGTGTACCTGATGTTCGCGGTCGGGCTGAGCCTGTCGGGGGTGTTCACGCTGGGCGGTGGCCTCGGCAACCTGGGCCAGTCGCTGGCGGCGCGGAGCGGG contains:
- the cutA gene encoding divalent-cation tolerance protein CutA, which encodes MTAVACFCTCPDAGTAGRIADALVVERLAACVNILPGITSVYRWQGAVERADEVLLVVKTMRARLEALTARVVALHPYELPEVIAVDIAGGLPGYLDWIAAETRPGADE
- a CDS encoding acyloxyacyl hydrolase, with amino-acid sequence MSPSIRPASRLAALALPFVFAWSAAGAAEVEVGAGVSFTRDNEDTPVVALAWLPAWREFRGGMLHWELGAMHVRGRSDSDYDNGDDVTLFHGGLRYERPSGLVGGFGVGVQSGETDALSGSPQFISTIGWQWGRFSLLARHISNASLHQPNDGETMLQGAWRF
- a CDS encoding protein-disulfide reductase DsbD family protein; translation: MNLLPRRLRCAFAALALLAATLPAAAIDESQLLPVDEAFVLDARAVSRGRIEIEWKIADGYYLYRHRTAVQATGGGFKSNPLQLPAGKRHTDEFFGEVETYRRQLTAVFTGAAADGVDQVTLQVKYQGCADLGICYPPQTRELRVALPATGASPGAAVSAAGSRTAPGAAPTGDTGFAALGRTLSGARAPAPLLGTDAAGRAQALPLPPEQAFGFEAIADGGNALLLRFTPAPGYYLYRDRSSFLVEGADGIAAEAPRWPPGKAHRDEHFGEVVVYFDQVDVPLPLRRTIPDAARLTLTATFQGCQDDGICYPPMTRTVDVAVPRGGIATGERGPESPSPATSPEAPGRSGESGPAPTPPNPEAGSGPGDAEVDAGPSTSAASDASADNAARTRPPGAIPPKGGVFGALLLALLGGLVLNLMPCVLPILSLKVLGLAQSGESRARARSHALWYTLGVLAAFAAIGLLVLALRAGGQALGWGFQLQQPWFVAALVYLMFAVGLSLSGVFTLGGGLGNLGQSLAARSGPAGDFFTGVLACVVASPCIAPFMGGALAFAFTASPLLALAVFLMLGLGLALPFLLVGFVPALADRLPKPGAWMETFKQVLAFPMYLTAIWLLWILGKQRGVDAMALVAVGLAVFALALWWHERRRWTGRLPGRVLALALALLALYPVWKVGSLPPPARAGAAADALQQAWTPERLQALRADGRVVFVNMTADWCVTCKANERRVLSQPAFREALREAGAAYLVGDYTNTDPAITAFLDRHRAVGVPLYVVYPAGGGEGEVLPALLSDEIVVSALGRAAR
- a CDS encoding GNAT family N-acetyltransferase, whose amino-acid sequence is MTAPPPALSGRAEADFAIESGRCGPLRVRASTRGGEVFDRFFAAYDQAFVLPDEKEGREGFLACLALNHGDAQARLLARFGAFREWVLVAERDGDVVGGANFICHAVAAHDGAPLLAMNLNYVFVAPAHRGRGHLRDMVAASRGLARMSFAGADADTLPLRMFIELNDPLLMEADAYVLDSAVAGIDQFDRVAVWARLGARILDFPYRQPPLSGTQAADAGLMLGVVDAPGATLDACVLGAHLERFFAISVLKDGDPHAQPAARAQLDLCAGRCAQGGGFALLDPLPHLPALRAGSGPGAPRGGFRERLAGLATG
- the alr gene encoding alanine racemase, yielding MRPSRSTIDLDALRHNYRHARALGGGRALAVVKADAYGHGAVACARALEGEADGFGVACIEEALELRESGIRAPILLLEGFFDVEELPLVERHDLWTVVATPWQVDALERHRASRPWRVWLKLDSGMHRLGLSPDEYLPAWQRLRALPWVDAMVAMSHFSRADELGHDSTRVQLATFDAALARLPAGTPASLANSAALMAWPHSRRDWSRPGLMLYGSHMLDAPRAEADALRAVMRLESKVIAVRELAAGEPIGYAGTFTTTRPTRVGVVAAGYADGYPQYATSGTPVVIDGRPGELIGRVSMDMLTVDLTDHPAAGLGSDIELWGPRLPVAVVAARSGNSPYRLLTGLKRVPRHYTG